The proteins below are encoded in one region of Bosea sp. BIWAKO-01:
- a CDS encoding NADH:ubiquinone oxidoreductase subunit NDUFA12 encodes MKQTLLQIFTWWNGQTIGTRFHTWRFGEKVGQDEFGNTYYRTKGGVKDKALGLQRRWVVYNGLAEASTIPAGWNGWLHHTVDIAPSEESYQPREWQKPHQQNWTGTALAYRPQGSTLAEGERPPATGDYEAWTPGR; translated from the coding sequence ATGAAGCAAACGCTGCTGCAGATATTTACCTGGTGGAACGGCCAGACCATAGGCACGCGCTTTCACACCTGGCGCTTCGGCGAGAAGGTTGGCCAGGACGAATTCGGCAATACCTATTACCGCACCAAGGGTGGGGTGAAGGACAAGGCGTTGGGCCTGCAGCGGCGCTGGGTGGTCTATAACGGTCTGGCTGAAGCTTCGACCATTCCGGCCGGCTGGAATGGCTGGCTGCATCACACCGTCGATATCGCTCCCTCAGAGGAGAGCTATCAGCCGCGCGAGTGGCAGAAGCCGCATCAGCAGAACTGGACGGGAACGGCACTGGCCTATCGTCCTCAGGGCTCGACCCTGGCTGAAGGCGAGCGCCCGCCCGCAACGGGCGATTACGAGGCCTGGACGCCCGGGCGCTGA